The Toxorhynchites rutilus septentrionalis strain SRP chromosome 1, ASM2978413v1, whole genome shotgun sequence genome contains the following window.
TAAAAAGTCTTACGCTTGGTTTCTTCACCTCCGCTTAAGATTTAAGCGAGGCTTAACGGCAAGTTAAGCCTCGCTTAACTTTTTTCCCATTTCTTCACCTCCGCTTAACGGCTAAGCCAGGGTTTAATAAAGCCTGGCTTAGGCTAAGCGTCGCTTATCTTAAGCGGTGGTCTATGACCGCTTAACGCCGTTAAGCGGtcgattttcagtttttgcTTTTCTTCACTGTTGTGCTTTGGTAGTAGTAGCAGATATTTTTTCAGCCATTCAACTAGTATTAAAAACGATTTTATACAAAATGTCTTGTTATCGTAATTGTGTTTGGGATACATATTATTGGAGATTTTTAGATGATGATGAAGAAAATAGTGAACAATACGGCGAATTACTATTAGCACGTCGTCAATATAAAATGAGTGTTCGAATAAATATTGATAATTGGGACGATCTGGATTTCTTTATGAGATTTCGTCTTCAGAAGAGTACGGTCATGATGATACTGGATATCATACAACCTTCTTTAGAAATCGATGAGACAAGGTAGAAAATATAACCTGTATTGCAGCGTATCTGAAAGATATAATTCTTACATCCTTTGTATCTATGTTTTGCAGATCGCGTTATATTCAGCCATTAGTACAATTATTGGTGGCTCTTCGATTCTACGCACTAGGGTCGGTGCAGATAGCCGTCGCTGATTTTGCTGGTATTTGCATTTCTTCTGTGTGTCGTATCATTCGTCGTGTATCTTTTGCGTTAGCTCAATTACGGTCGCGGTTTATCAAGATGCCGAAAACGCAGCATGAACTACATGCAGCAAGTCGTGAGTTttactcaatcgcaaaatttCCTCGAACAATTGCTTCAATTGATTGTACGCACGTCAAAATACAATCACCTGGTGGTGATCATGCCGAAAACTACAGAAATCGAAAATCATGGTTTTCGATAAACGTGCAAACAGTCAGctctgcaaatttgaaaattttgaatattgtcGCAAGGTGGCCTGGAGCATCCCACGACCAACACATCTTTAATAACTCTTCACTGAAGATGCAGCTTGAGCGAGGAGATTATGGACACTTTATAATCGTAGGCGATTCCGGGTATCGTAATACAAAATATCTGGCAACACCGTTTCTTAGATGTGAAACCGCAGCCGAAAATTTGTATAACGAAAGTCAAATCCGTACTCGTAATGTTGTGGAGCGATCATATGGTGTTTGGAAGCGACGATTTCCAGTACTTTCTTTGGGAATGCGTGTGATAATTTCTACAGTACAGCTAATAATTGTTGCATGTGCAGTGTTACATAATATAGCAATCGATGCCAAAGAGGAGGTTCCACCACCAGAGATAGAAGGATTTGAAGAAATGTTAGCTGCAACAGTGGTTCCGAACGCTTCAAACACAGAGATAAATGATGCAGGTTGTATTCGCGATCACTTGGTTCAAAACTATTTTGCTCAACTGTAAAAGGATCTTACGTAAATAAAAGACTTGTGTTTATATTCATATACATCAAACTTTAATTGTTGTCATCGTTTATTATTAGTAGGTATATACCTGATTCAGTCACTTATTGAACCAGAACTGTTCGTGGTTGTTTCCGTATTATTTCCGATGGAATTGTTCAACAATTTAATCCGAAGCGCATGCTCCTCCCTCATATGCTGATAACGAAGCTGCTCCATTTGTAGCTTTATTTTGTCGGTTTGAAGATTGATGTGAGCCGATTCCAATTCAGTTCTTCGTTTTTGGACATCGAGACGATGAACCTCCTCCATCATCTCTTCATTGCGTTctaaaattttctttttaaggTCCTGCTCAATGGTCTTCTGGCGCTTCGATTTTGCCTGAAGGAGATTACTTTTCGGCCGTTTGAGCATAGCGGGGCTGTATTTGTCCCATGTATCACCAGATTTTGGGACAGAACTCGTACTTTTGCTGGGACTCGCTAGTTGATCTCGATCATCACCGGTTGATCCTTCAATGTGATCACTTTCGATCACTTTATCACATGCAACCTCATTGTTGATAGCAGATCTAGAATCGTCATCTAGATATTCAACCTCATAACCATCGCTCGTTGCTGCTTCCACTTCAGCATGAGGCTCTATCTGAGAATCTATCTCGGGCTCAATCAATGTTGTGGATTCTTTTGGCACAGCAGCAACGgtttcttcatcatcatcatcgtcgcaAAGAGATTGAAGTCCATCGACAGACAACGCGATTACTTCTCGTAGCTCAGCCATCGCTTCTGATTTTGGCCGCCATTCTTCAGGGCCTCGACCGCCACCAGTGGCT
Protein-coding sequences here:
- the LOC129762336 gene encoding uncharacterized protein LOC129762336, with translation MWEEITREFNTSCLNTVRTLTVLKKKYENIKKNIRQAVSKETLSRRATGGGRGPEEWRPKSEAMAELREVIALSVDGLQSLCDDDDDEETVAAVPKESTTLIEPEIDSQIEPHAEVEAATSDGYEVEYLDDDSRSAINNEVACDKVIESDHIEGSTGDDRDQLASPSKSTSSVPKSGDTWDKYSPAMLKRPKSNLLQAKSKRQKTIEQDLKKKILERNEEMMEEVHRLDVQKRRTELESAHINLQTDKIKLQMEQLRYQHMREEHALRIKLLNNSIGNNTETTTNSSGSISD